The following nucleotide sequence is from Achromobacter spanius.
CGAACGGGTTGATGTGGTAGGTAGCGGCTTCGGCTTCGGGCATGATCTGCACCTTCAGCGTCCACTTCGGGAAGTTCTTCTGCTCGATGTTCTCGAACAGATCACGCTGCGAGCTTTCGCGGTCGTGCGCAACCACCTGGGCGGCTTCCTCGTCGCTCATACAGACCACGCCCTGTTGCGACTTGAAGTGGAACTTCACGTAGAAGCGTTCGCCGTCCTTGTTGACGAAGCTGAACGTGTGCGAGCCAAAACCGTGCTGCTGACGCAGGTTGGCGGGAATGCCGCGGTCGCTCATCAGGATGGTGACCTGATGCAGCGATTCGGGGCTGAGCGACCAGAAGTCCCAGGCGGCGGTGGCGCTGCGCAGGTTTGTCTTGGGATCGCGCTTTTGCGTGTGAATGAAGTCGGGGAATTTCAGCGGGTCGCGAATGAAGAACACCGGGGTGTTGTTGCCCACCAGGTCCCAGTTGCCTTCATCGGTGTAGAACTTGATGGCAAAGCCGCGTACGTCACGTTCGGCATCCGCCGCGCCGCGTTCGCCGGCTACGGTGGAAAAGCGCAGGAACAGCGGGGTTTGCTTGCCGACCTGCGAAAAGATGCTGGCGCGGGTGTAGCGCGTGATGTCGTGGGTAACGGTGAAGGTGCCGTAGGCGCCGGACCCCTTGGCATGGACGACGCGTTCGGGAATGCGTTCGCGGTCGAAGTGGGCCAGCTTTTCAATCAGCCAGAAGTCTTGCAACAGCGCCGGGCCGCGAGGGCCGGCCGTCAACGTGTTGTTGTTGTCCGGCACCGGCGCGCCCGAGGCGGTGGTCAGAGGCTTCTTGTCGGTCATAGCACACTCCGTACGTAATTCTGGAAGGCGCGCGACCGCTTGGGCCCCACGCTGTGTTGTGAATATTCCCGTGCGTATCCGCCAGGGAATATGTCCGACACATCATAGGGGTCAAGGTTGCGTTTGTGAAGTTGATTGCTATATATAAATCGATTGCCAAAAACTATCGATAATTTTTCATGTTTAACGCGTAGGAAGTGGACGGTGTGAACCTCGCGCGCATGAAAAAACCGGCCGCTAGGGGCCGGTTCTTGGAGGCTTGCAGTGCAGGCCTATCGGAATTAGCGGTTTGCCGCGGCTTCCGCCTTGCGCTGCATGGCGCGGGTAATGG
It contains:
- a CDS encoding catalase, giving the protein MTDKKPLTTASGAPVPDNNNTLTAGPRGPALLQDFWLIEKLAHFDRERIPERVVHAKGSGAYGTFTVTHDITRYTRASIFSQVGKQTPLFLRFSTVAGERGAADAERDVRGFAIKFYTDEGNWDLVGNNTPVFFIRDPLKFPDFIHTQKRDPKTNLRSATAAWDFWSLSPESLHQVTILMSDRGIPANLRQQHGFGSHTFSFVNKDGERFYVKFHFKSQQGVVCMSDEEAAQVVAHDRESSQRDLFENIEQKNFPKWTLKVQIMPEAEAATYHINPFDLTKVWPHGDYPLIEVGVLELNKNPENYFAEVEQAAFTPANIVPGIDFSPDKMLQGRLFSYGDTHRYRLGINHHQIPVNAPRCPFHSYHRDGASRVDGNVGGTLNYEPNSAGEWKETPSAGEPPLALDGQAAARWNHRVDDDYYSQPGNLFRLMTPEKQELLFGNIGRHMAGVPEEIQRRQLEHFKKADPAYAAGVAKALGLTL